GAACGGCGCTGCTGTTTCGCCGCGAGCCTCTGCTGCTCGACAACGGCTGCCCGGTGAACAACGTGCGGGTGGCCTACCACACCTACGGCGAGGCCCGCGAGGACGCCACCCTGGTCCTGCACGCCCTGACCGGCACGGGCGCCGTCCACGAGTGGTGGCCCGACTTTCTGGGCGAGGGCCGGCCGCTGGACCCCAGACGCGACTACGTGATCTGCGCCAATGTGCTGGGCGGCTGCGCCGGCACGTCCGGCCCCTCGGAACTGCCGCAGATCGCCGGGCAGGACGCGCCCCTGAGCCTGCGCGACATGGTCCGCGTGGGCCGCGCCCTGCTGGAGCACCTGGGCGTGCGCCGGGTGCGTGTGGTCGGCGCGAGCATGGGCGGAATGCTGGCCTACGCGTGGCTCCTTGAATGCCCCGACCTCGTGGAACGGGCCGTGATTGTGGGCGCGCCGGCGCGGCACTCGCCCTGGGCGATTGGCCTGAACACGGCGGCCCGCAGCGCCATCCGCGCGGCGCCGGGCGGCGAGGGGCTCAAGGTCGCGCGCCAGATCGCCATGCTCAGCTACCGCAGTCCCGAGAGTCTCGCCCTGACGCAGCCGGGCCAGCGCCGCCCCGGCGTGCCCGCCGTGACCTCCTACCTCGAGTACCACGGCGAAAAGTTGCAGGCCCGGTTCTGCGAGCGCAGCTACGTGGCCCTGACCAGCGCAATGGACGCCTTTCAGCCCAGCGACGCCGACCTGCGCGCGGTGCAGGTGCCGGTGCTCGTGGTGGGCATCACGAGCGACGTGCTGTACCCGGCCGCCGAGGTGCGTGCCTGCGCCGAGCGGCTGCCGCGCGCGGCCTACTGGGAACTCGACTCGCCGCACGGCCACGACGCCTTCCTGATGGACCCGCAGGCGTTGCCGGAGCGGGTCGGAGCCTTCCTGCGCGGCTAGGCGGGGTCGCGCGCCGAAAAGCGCTACTCGACCGGCTCGCCGCGCTGCAACTTCACGGCGCGCACGAGATTCTGGTACATCAGCGCGCTCGTCAGCGGGCCCACACCGCCCGGCACCGGGGTCTGGGCGCGTACTGGCAGGTGGGGCTCGGCGTCGCCGACCACCTCGCCGCCCGCCTGCACGTTGATGCCTGCGTCGATGACCACGTGCTCGGGGCCGACCTGATCCGCGCGCAGCAGCCCCGCGCGGCCTACCGCCACCACTACCGCGTCCACCCCGGCCAGCACCCCGGCGAGGTCGCGGGTGTGTTCGTTGCACAGCGTGACCGTCATGCCCTTGTTGTTGAGCATGAAAGTCAGTGGGCGGCCCACCGTGCGTCCCGGCCCGATCACGGCCGCCCGCCGCCCACGCAGGTCGTCACCCAGGGCCTGCCGCAGCAGGAAACGCACCGAGCGCGGCGTGGGGGGCAGCAGCGCCTCCGGTTCGCGTCCGGCGGCGATGAGCGCGAGGTTGGCGGGGGTCAGGCCCTCGACGTCCTTCTGCGGCGCGAGGCACAGCAGCGCGGCGTCGGCGTCGAGGCCCGGCGCCAGCGGCAGCTCCAGCACCACGCCGTGGACGTCCGGGTCGTGCGAGAGGGCCTGCAACACCGCGTGCAGCCCTTCCTGCGTGGCCCCGGCCCCGAGGTCGCGCACCGAAAAGCGTACGCCCAGGCGCCGCGCGCGCCCCGATTTGCTCTCGACGTACACGCGCGAGGCCTCGTCGGCCGAGGCCAGCACACTTACGAGATGCGGTTGGAAGTCCCAGGCGGCGAGGTCGCGGCGCACGCCCTTGAGGACGGCGTCGGCCAGCGTCTTGCCGCGCAGGGACAGGGGATGGTCACTCATGGCTGCTTACCCATGCTCAGGCCCCTCAGTGCCGGAAGTGCCGCGAGCCGGTGAAGACCATGCTCAGGCCCAGCTCGTTGCACGCGGCGATGACTTCGGGGTCACGCTTGGCTCCGCCGGGTTGCAAGATGGCCGTGACACCTGCCGAGGCCGCGAGGCGCACCACGTCGTCGAAGGGAAAGAACGCCTCCGAGGCGAGGACGGCGCCTCTGGCCGCCTCGCCCGCGTTCGCCACCGCGCGCTCGGCCGCCCAGATGCGGCTGACCGCGCCGGCGCCCAGACCGACCGTCACGCCGCTTTTGGCCAGCACGACGGCGTTGCTGCGGGCGTACTTCACGACCGCCCAGGCGAAGCGCAGGTCGAACCACTCCTGCGCCGTCGGCTCGCGCCGGGTCACGGTCTCGGGGCACAGGTCGTCCCAGGGGCGGGCGTCGCGCTCCTGCACGGCGAACCCGCCGGTCAGCGGGCGCACGTCCAGCACGCTCACGTTCCGGGGCTGCGCGGCCACGAGCACGCGCAGGTCGGGCTTCTTTTCCGCGAACCACGCGGCGGCCTCGGGCGTGACCTCGGGGGCGATCAGGACCTCGAGGAAGGTGCCGCGCATCGCCTGGGCCGCCGCCAGGTCCACCGGGGCACTCACGGCGACGACTCCGCCAAACACGCTGAGGGTGTCGGCGTCGCGGGCGCGCTCCCAGGCCGTCTTCACGTCCTGCGCCAGGGCTACGCCGCAGGGGTTGGCGTGCTTGACGGCCACGCAGGCGACCTGCCCGGTCTGGGCTTCCTGCTCGGCCAGCGCGGCGCACAGCGCCCAGGCGGCGTCGGCATCGGCGTAGTTGTTGAAGCTCATGGGCTTGCCCGCCACGACCTGCGCGTCGATGACCGGCCCGCGCGCCGTTCCCCAGCGGTAGACCGCGCCGGGCTGGTGCGGGTTCTCTCCGTAGCGCACCTGCGCGGCCCGCGTCAGGTCCAGCGAGAGGTGTTCGGGCAGCGCAGTGGGCAATTCATCGGACGCGCCATCCAGATACGCCGTGATGGCCGCGTCATACTCGCTGGTGTGGCGGTAGGCCTTGGCCGCCAGCCGGCGCCGGTCGGCCGCCGAGACCTCGTCCTGCAGGGCCAGGGCGTAGTCGGCCGGGTCCACCAGGACCAGCACGCCGGCGTGGTTCTTGGCCGCCGAGCGGATCATGGCCGGGCCGCCGATGTCGATGTTCTCGATGACCTCGGGGTCCGGCGCGCCGCGCGCCACCGTCTCCCGGAAGGGATAGAGGTTCACGCACACGAGGTCGATGGTCGAGAACCCCTGGCCCGCCAGTTCGCCCAGGTGCCCACTTTCGCGCCGCGCGAGGATGCCGCCGTGGATCGCTGGGTGCAGCGTCTTGACGCGGCCGTCCAGCATCTCGGGAAAGCCGGTGACGTCGCTCACGGCCGTCACCTTCAGGCCCGCGCTTTCCAGCGCCGCGTGGGTGCCTCCCGTACTCAGCAGTTCCCAGCCGCGCGCCGAGAGGGCGCGGGCGAAGTCCACCACGCCGGTCTTGTCGCTCACGGAAATCAGTGCCCGTCTTGCCATGTCTGCTCCCCCAAAAAGTGCATCTACAACATGCACGGGAGCGCCCCCGCGTGTGCGGAGACGCTTCGACCCAGGCGCGCGATCAGCTCGGTTTGGGGCACCGCTTCCCCGTGGTCAGCCCACGTTCAGCGCCAGTCGCGGCCCCGCTCGCCGTTCACCATAGCGCAGGCGGGGGTCGGGAGCAGAGGCGGCCGAGTGGCCTCGGGGAATCGGCGGCCCAGCCGTCACGCCCGGTTCGGGGCGCTGGGATCACCTGACCTCCGGCGCTGGCCCCGGCCGTCAGGATGTCCCTGGGAACAGTTCTGAGACGGGGGTCAGTTCTCTGCCAGGAGCAAACTGGGGGGGCATGACCTCTTACACCAGTACCCCGGACCTGTGCCGCCAGTGGGGAGCGGCGCCATGAAACTCCTGCTCACTTCGGGCGGCGTCACGAACGCGAGCATCCACGGCGCCCTGGAGGGCCTGCTCGGCAAACCGGTCGCCGAGGCCAGCGCCCTGTGCATTCCGACGGCGCAGTGGGGCCACCCCTGGTGCGGGCCGGCATCGGTACGGCGTTTCGTCACCGACAGCACCCCGGCGACCATGTGTGGCCTGGGCTGGAAGTCGGTGGGCGTGCTTGAACTCACCGCGCTGCCGAGCATCGGCCAGGACCGCTGGGAACCGTGGGTCCGGGGCGCGGACGTGCTGCTGGTCGACGGAGGTGACGCGACCTACCTGGCCCACTGGCTCCGGGAATCCGGTCTGGCGGCTCTCCTCCCTTCCCTGGCCGAGACGGTCTGGGTGGGCGTCAGTGCTGGCAGCATGGTGCTCACCCCCCGGATCGGGGAGGAGTTCGTCGCCTGGCCCTCGGCGCCGGACGACCGCACGCTCGGAATCGTGGACTTCTCGGGCTTCCCACACCTGGACCATGAGGCGATGCCTGGCAACACCCTGTCGGCGGCGCAGCGCTGGGCGGCTGGCCTGGAGGGGCCGTGCTACGCCATCGACGACCAGACCGCCATCATGGTGGTGGGCGGCGCCGCCGAGGTGATCTCCGAGGGCCGCTGGCAGCAGGTGAAGGGCTAGTAGGACCGGTTCAGCGTTCGGGCGTGCCGGGGGGCGTCTCGTGGATCAGGGTGGCGGGCTGCTCCGGCAGGGTCTGGGTGTTGCCACCGATGACGCGCTTGAGTTCCTCGATGGCGGCGCGCTCCTTGTCGTTCACCTGCTCGCCGCCGAATCCCAGGAAGCCGCCTTCCTTGGCCGCCGAGGCCGTGCGCTCGGCCACACGCACGAGCATGGTGCGGTAGGCCTCGGCGTCCTCGGGACTGGTCTTGGCGCTCACGAGCCACACGGCCTGCCGCACGGCTTCGAGGCTCTGGATGCGGACGTCCTCGACCGTGCGGGCCTGCTCCTGGGCGGGCGGCGTGGGCGGCTTACCCAGCAGGTCGGCGGCCATCGCTTCCATCAGGGGCGTGCGGCCCTGGGCACTCACGCTCTCGCGCACCGCCGCCGCGATGGCCTGCGTCTCGGCCACGATGCCGGTCAGGCCGCTGGGACTGGCCGCCACGACCACGGCGCCCGCGCGGCCGGGGCCGGTCATGACCTTGAACCACTCGTCGCTGGTGAAGCTGTCTCTCAGACTCATGCCCCCAGGCTAGGGACCCGCAGGGCCGCTCCGCGTGGGAGGAGGGTTCAGGCGGCTTGGGGAAGAAGAGGGGGGAAGCGCCCGGACTGGACGTTCCCCTCTCTCCTTTCTGGCCGCGGCGCTTCAGTCCCCGGCCACCAACCCCCCTTCCAGGGGTTCGGGTTTGGGGTCGGGCTTCAACCTCTTGCGCTCGAAGAGCCAGAAGACGCTGGGCACCACATAGAAGGTCAGCAGCGTGCTCGTGATGACGCCGCCCAGAATCACGATCCCCAGGCCCCGGCGGAACTCGGCGCCGTCGCCGTGCCCCAGCACGAGCGGAATGCTGATGACCAGCACGGTCAGGGTGGTCATCAGGATGGGCCGGAAACGCAGTTCGGCCGCTTCGAGCAGCGCCTCGCGCAGCGGCAGGCTGCGGGCGCGCTCGGTCACGAATTCGAGATACAGAATCGAGTTCTTGGTCGAGAGGCCGAGCAAAATGACCATCCCCAGCACCGTGATCACGTCGAGATCGGCCCCGAACAGGTGCAGGGTCCACAGCGCGCCCACGATGGCGAGCGGAATGGGCATGAGCAGGTAGATGGGGTAGCGGAACGAGTTGAACTGCGAGCCCAGCACGAGGTACGTGAGCAGGATCGCCGCGATCATGATGACCGGCCCGTAGAAGATCAGGTCGCTCGTCAGGCTGCCCACCCCGACCGAACTGGCGTTGCCCAGCGTGACCCCGCCCGCGAGCAGCCCGGCGGCGGTGGCTTTCTGAATGATCTCGTTCTGGTAGGCGAAGGCGTTGGGGCCGCCCGGCACAAGGTTGATGTCGAAGGTGGCGGTGTAGGCCTTGTTCAGGCGGCGCAGCGTGGCCGGGGCCTCGCCGGTCTCGAAACGTCCGAGCTGCGACAGGGGCAGGTTGGCCCCCAGGGCCTGCGAGTACACGGTCTGCGAGAGCAGGCTCTGCTCGCCCTGGATGCGCGCCGGGTCGAGCTTGACCACGATGTCCACGCTGCGGTCGCCGTCGCGCACGCTGCCGGCCACCGAGCCGTCGTTGTAGGTGCGCAGGGCCTGGGCCACGTCGGTCGCGCTCAGGCCGGTGCCCGAGAGCTGCTCGGCGCTCGGCACGAAGGTCCGTTCCTCGCGGGTGTTGGCCTGGCTGCTCTCGACTGTACGGATGTTGGGGTCTTCCTCCAGCAGCCCCAGCAGGGTGCGGGCGCGCTCGGCCAGCAGCGCCTGGTTGGGGGCGCTCATTGCCAGACTCACGTCGGCCTCGCCGCCGGGGGCCAGCGACTCGCCGCCCACGCGCAGGCTGGTGCCTGGCACCCGCGCGGCGATGGGCTGCAATTCGTCGGTGTAGCGGGTGGTCAGTTCCTCGATGCCGGGGCGCTCCTCCTTGCCCACCAGCGTCACGGTCAGGGCGGCCACGTTGCCCGACGTGCTCAGCGACTGCTGGCCCTGGCCCACGCTGGTCTGGACCAGGCGGACCTCGGGGTGACCGAGCAGCTTCGCTTCCATCTGGCGGGTCATGGCATCGGTGGTGCTCAGGGTGGTGCCGGAGGGCAGCTCCAAGTTGACCCCCAGGACGCCGCTGTCGCTCTTGGGCACGAAGCCGAAGCCCACGCCGCGCAGCGCCAGCGGAGCGCTCAGCAGGAACAGCCCCGCGATCAGCAGCACGATACCGGGCCGTTTCAGCGCGCCGCCCAGGGTGCGGGCGTAGGCCTTCGCCACCCGCAGCACGGCGCGGTTGGTCAGGCCGTGCAGCGTGCCAGTAAGGGCTTCGAGCAGGGCGTACAGCGCCGTGACCACGTAGCGCACCAGCGCCAGCACGGCCGGGGCCAGCAGCACGCTCAGTACGGCGACTGCGGCGGCCGGCCAGCCCAGCCCGCGCAGTGCGAAGAAGGTCACGGCGCCCGCCAGGATCAGCCCGAGCCAGCCGGGGACGGTTTTTACGCCGCGCAGGGCGGCCAGGAAGAAGGTCGGCAGCAGCCCCAGCGTGCGCGGCACGTCGGCCCAGGTCAGGACCTTGGGTTCGCGGGTGTAGGCCATGCGCACGGTGAGGAACAGCAGGCTCTCGAGCCAGCTCAGGGCGATGGCGGCGGCGATCCCCAGCCCGAACTGGCTGAAGAACTGCCCCAGGATGCCCGGCATGAAGCTCAGCGGAATCAGCACGGCGAGCAGCGAGAAGGTCGCGGCCGTCACGGCCGAGAAGACTTCCGAGCCGCCCAGCAGCACGCTGCGCACCGGGCCGTAGCCCAGGTCGCGGTAGCGCTGCACGTTCTCGGCGACGACGATCGAGTCGTCCACCACGATGCCGATGGCGACGATGATCGCCAGCAGCGAAATCAGGTTGAAGGTCACGCCGATCAGCCCGAACAGCAGCGGTGCGGCGCTGATGGAGATCGGAATGGCGATGATCACCGACAGCACCGTGTTGAGCCGCCCCAGGAACAGCAGGCAGATGACGCCTACCGCCGCCACGGCGATGAGGAACTCGTTGAAGGTGTCGCTGACCGTCGCGCGGGTCTGCTCGGTGGTGTCGCTGGCGACGGTCAGCCGGTAGCCGGCGGGCAGCGGCTGGGCTTCCATCGCGGCGCGCACGTCGCGGGCGACCGCCACGCTGTTGCTGCCGCTGGCCTTGCGCACGGCGAGCAGCACCGCCGGCTGGCCGTTCACGCGCGCCAGGCTGCCGGGGGCGGCGCTCGTGTCGCGCACGCTCGCCACGTCCGAGACCCGCAGGCCGCTGGAGGCGTCGAGCGTGATGGCCGACACGTCGGAGGCGCTGCGCGGCGTGTTGCGGGTGCTCAGCGAGGTGGCGCTGCCTCCCTGGGTCAGCGACCCCGCCGGCAGGTCGAGCGCCGAGGCGCCGATGGCCCCCGTGACCCGCGCGGGCGTCAGGCCGTAGTTCTGGAGGCGCAGGGGGTCGAGCAGCACCTGCACCTGCCGTTCGGGGCCGCCGCTCAGGGTCACGTCGGCCACGCCCTCCACCCGTTGCAGCCGGGGCACCAGGGTGTCCTCGGCGTAGGTGGTCACGCCCTCGGGCGCGGCGCGGCCCCCCAGCAGCGCCAGGGTCAGGATGGGGGTGGCGTTGGGGTCGAACTTCTGCACGACCGGGGCGTCGGCGCCGGCCGGCAGCGTGCCCCGGATGGCCGCGACCGCCTGCGACACGCTGTTGGCGGCCGAGTCGACGTTGATGCCGTCGGCGAAGCTGATGACCACGGC
The DNA window shown above is from Deinococcus sp. Leaf326 and carries:
- a CDS encoding alpha/beta fold hydrolase family protein, encoding MTALMAPTRPLPPQEARPPAPQEDAGDCRPRRGTALLFRREPLLLDNGCPVNNVRVAYHTYGEAREDATLVLHALTGTGAVHEWWPDFLGEGRPLDPRRDYVICANVLGGCAGTSGPSELPQIAGQDAPLSLRDMVRVGRALLEHLGVRRVRVVGASMGGMLAYAWLLECPDLVERAVIVGAPARHSPWAIGLNTAARSAIRAAPGGEGLKVARQIAMLSYRSPESLALTQPGQRRPGVPAVTSYLEYHGEKLQARFCERSYVALTSAMDAFQPSDADLRAVQVPVLVVGITSDVLYPAAEVRACAERLPRAAYWELDSPHGHDAFLMDPQALPERVGAFLRG
- a CDS encoding bifunctional 5,10-methylenetetrahydrofolate dehydrogenase/5,10-methenyltetrahydrofolate cyclohydrolase; the encoded protein is MSDHPLSLRGKTLADAVLKGVRRDLAAWDFQPHLVSVLASADEASRVYVESKSGRARRLGVRFSVRDLGAGATQEGLHAVLQALSHDPDVHGVVLELPLAPGLDADAALLCLAPQKDVEGLTPANLALIAAGREPEALLPPTPRSVRFLLRQALGDDLRGRRAAVIGPGRTVGRPLTFMLNNKGMTVTLCNEHTRDLAGVLAGVDAVVVAVGRAGLLRADQVGPEHVVIDAGINVQAGGEVVGDAEPHLPVRAQTPVPGGVGPLTSALMYQNLVRAVKLQRGEPVE
- the purH gene encoding bifunctional phosphoribosylaminoimidazolecarboxamide formyltransferase/IMP cyclohydrolase; the protein is MARRALISVSDKTGVVDFARALSARGWELLSTGGTHAALESAGLKVTAVSDVTGFPEMLDGRVKTLHPAIHGGILARRESGHLGELAGQGFSTIDLVCVNLYPFRETVARGAPDPEVIENIDIGGPAMIRSAAKNHAGVLVLVDPADYALALQDEVSAADRRRLAAKAYRHTSEYDAAITAYLDGASDELPTALPEHLSLDLTRAAQVRYGENPHQPGAVYRWGTARGPVIDAQVVAGKPMSFNNYADADAAWALCAALAEQEAQTGQVACVAVKHANPCGVALAQDVKTAWERARDADTLSVFGGVVAVSAPVDLAAAQAMRGTFLEVLIAPEVTPEAAAWFAEKKPDLRVLVAAQPRNVSVLDVRPLTGGFAVQERDARPWDDLCPETVTRREPTAQEWFDLRFAWAVVKYARSNAVVLAKSGVTVGLGAGAVSRIWAAERAVANAGEAARGAVLASEAFFPFDDVVRLAASAGVTAILQPGGAKRDPEVIAACNELGLSMVFTGSRHFRH
- a CDS encoding Type 1 glutamine amidotransferase-like domain-containing protein; the protein is MKLLLTSGGVTNASIHGALEGLLGKPVAEASALCIPTAQWGHPWCGPASVRRFVTDSTPATMCGLGWKSVGVLELTALPSIGQDRWEPWVRGADVLLVDGGDATYLAHWLRESGLAALLPSLAETVWVGVSAGSMVLTPRIGEEFVAWPSAPDDRTLGIVDFSGFPHLDHEAMPGNTLSAAQRWAAGLEGPCYAIDDQTAIMVVGGAAEVISEGRWQQVKG
- a CDS encoding efflux RND transporter permease subunit, with the protein product MSVRESAEFNAPRGKLPDGTPEPGVNPLVRFSVRNYVFSIGIFVMVALLGLVSTTRLGVDLLPNFEVPVLAVSTGYPGANPDQVDREVSRRVEDAVSTLAGVSDINTTSVNGQSAVVISFADGINVDSAANSVSQAVAAIRGTLPAGADAPVVQKFDPNATPILTLALLGGRAAPEGVTTYAEDTLVPRLQRVEGVADVTLSGGPERQVQVLLDPLRLQNYGLTPARVTGAIGASALDLPAGSLTQGGSATSLSTRNTPRSASDVSAITLDASSGLRVSDVASVRDTSAAPGSLARVNGQPAVLLAVRKASGSNSVAVARDVRAAMEAQPLPAGYRLTVASDTTEQTRATVSDTFNEFLIAVAAVGVICLLFLGRLNTVLSVIIAIPISISAAPLLFGLIGVTFNLISLLAIIVAIGIVVDDSIVVAENVQRYRDLGYGPVRSVLLGGSEVFSAVTAATFSLLAVLIPLSFMPGILGQFFSQFGLGIAAAIALSWLESLLFLTVRMAYTREPKVLTWADVPRTLGLLPTFFLAALRGVKTVPGWLGLILAGAVTFFALRGLGWPAAAVAVLSVLLAPAVLALVRYVVTALYALLEALTGTLHGLTNRAVLRVAKAYARTLGGALKRPGIVLLIAGLFLLSAPLALRGVGFGFVPKSDSGVLGVNLELPSGTTLSTTDAMTRQMEAKLLGHPEVRLVQTSVGQGQQSLSTSGNVAALTVTLVGKEERPGIEELTTRYTDELQPIAARVPGTSLRVGGESLAPGGEADVSLAMSAPNQALLAERARTLLGLLEEDPNIRTVESSQANTREERTFVPSAEQLSGTGLSATDVAQALRTYNDGSVAGSVRDGDRSVDIVVKLDPARIQGEQSLLSQTVYSQALGANLPLSQLGRFETGEAPATLRRLNKAYTATFDINLVPGGPNAFAYQNEIIQKATAAGLLAGGVTLGNASSVGVGSLTSDLIFYGPVIMIAAILLTYLVLGSQFNSFRYPIYLLMPIPLAIVGALWTLHLFGADLDVITVLGMVILLGLSTKNSILYLEFVTERARSLPLREALLEAAELRFRPILMTTLTVLVISIPLVLGHGDGAEFRRGLGIVILGGVITSTLLTFYVVPSVFWLFERKRLKPDPKPEPLEGGLVAGD